In Holophagales bacterium, one DNA window encodes the following:
- a CDS encoding DegT/DnrJ/EryC1/StrS family aminotransferase, translating into MSVPFFRPQISEAEIAEVADSLRSGWLTTGPKVRRFEEEFAAAVGGRFAVAVNSATAALHLAVEALGLRPGQGVLVPTHTFAATAEVVRYLGAIPILVDAEPSTLNMDLEDAEAKLTALREGRLPAAIPPGIEVVGVIPVHVGGLMMDVGALRRFAARHRLWVVEDAAHAFPSSWRADAGSSWVRCGEGTSAVACFSFYANKTITTGEGGMAVTDDPALAERMRLMSLHGLSKDAWGRYAGGPWDYRIVAPGFKYNLTDVAAAIGIHQLARAEAMRREREQIAAAYREALSSVAEVDLPVFPEDRLHSWHLFPIRLRLERLTIDRDTFVARLRELGIGFSVHWRPLHLHPYYEETFGWRPEDLPVSTREWPRLVSLPIFPGMTAGEIEQVVAAIRQLAATVGC; encoded by the coding sequence ATGAGCGTTCCCTTCTTCCGCCCGCAGATCTCCGAGGCCGAGATCGCCGAGGTCGCCGACTCGCTGCGTAGCGGTTGGCTCACCACGGGCCCGAAGGTCCGCCGTTTCGAGGAGGAGTTCGCTGCCGCCGTCGGCGGGCGGTTCGCGGTGGCAGTGAATTCGGCCACGGCGGCGCTGCACCTGGCGGTCGAGGCGCTCGGGCTGAGGCCGGGGCAGGGTGTCCTCGTGCCGACCCACACCTTCGCGGCGACCGCGGAGGTGGTGCGCTACCTCGGGGCGATTCCGATCCTGGTCGACGCCGAGCCGTCGACGCTCAACATGGATCTCGAGGACGCGGAGGCGAAGCTCACCGCGCTGCGGGAGGGTCGGTTGCCGGCGGCGATCCCGCCGGGGATCGAGGTGGTCGGGGTCATCCCGGTGCACGTCGGCGGCCTGATGATGGACGTCGGGGCGCTGCGGCGTTTCGCCGCGCGGCACCGGCTCTGGGTCGTCGAGGATGCGGCGCACGCCTTTCCCTCGTCGTGGCGCGCCGACGCGGGCTCTTCCTGGGTCCGCTGTGGCGAGGGCACCTCGGCGGTCGCCTGCTTCTCCTTCTACGCCAACAAGACGATCACCACCGGCGAGGGCGGCATGGCGGTCACCGACGACCCTGCGCTTGCCGAGCGGATGCGCCTCATGTCGCTCCATGGGCTCTCGAAGGACGCCTGGGGGCGCTACGCGGGCGGCCCGTGGGACTACCGCATCGTCGCGCCGGGGTTCAAGTACAACCTGACCGACGTGGCCGCCGCCATCGGGATTCACCAGCTCGCGCGCGCCGAGGCGATGCGCCGCGAGCGGGAGCAGATCGCCGCGGCCTACCGCGAGGCGCTTTCGAGCGTCGCGGAGGTCGATCTGCCGGTCTTTCCGGAAGACCGGCTCCACTCCTGGCACCTCTTCCCGATTCGTCTGCGCCTCGAGCGCTTGACGATCGATCGCGACACCTTCGTCGCTCGGCTCCGCGAGCTCGGCATCGGGTTCTCGGTGCACTGGCGCCCGCTTCACCTCCACCCCTACTACGAGGAGACCTTCGGCTGGCGGCCCGAGGACCTCCCGGTGTCGACCCGGGAATGGCCACGCCTCGTGTCGCTGCCGATCTTCCCGGGGATGACGGCAGGGGAGATCGAGCAGGTCGTTGCCGCCATCCGTCAACTCGCCGCAACGGTCGGGTGCTGA